Genomic segment of Drosophila biarmipes strain raj3 chromosome 2L, RU_DBia_V1.1, whole genome shotgun sequence:
attttattggcaaacggcaagctgaaaatttagtttctttggttaaatatgttgtggccctgaaaaaggcctttttggatcttcctccccatacgcagcaggagaaaattacttggagctagtgtacttggtgacagccttggttccctcactgacggcgtgcttcgccaactctccgggcagaagtaggcgaacagccgtttggatctcccgactggtgatagtcgagcgcttgttgtagtgagccagacgagaagcctcggcaccaatgcgttcgaagatatcattcacaaagctgttcatgatgctcatcgccttcgacgaaatgcccgtgtcggggtggacctgcttcaggaccttgtaaatgtagatggcgtagctctccttcctcttgcgcttcttcttcttgtcgctcttggtgatgttcttctgggctttgccagccttcttggcttcctttccactagttttcggcggcattattcacttcacttatgatttcacaaacacaactcactgatcataatggtgtCCAAGCGCGTttaactttatactttttctcgagccatgttttcaggtctggggcacctAACCCTAACTaaacgcgcaggcagacggaaaagtataaagtcCTGCTCCGGAAAGGCaaagtcccgctccaaccgtgccggtcttcaaTTCCCAGTgggccgtattcaccgtctgctccgcaagggcaactatgccgagcgagttggtgccggcgctccagtttacctggctgctgtgatggaatatctggccgctgaggttctcgagttggctggaaatgctgctcgtgacaacaagaagactaggattatcccgcgtcatctgcagctggccatccgcaacgacgaggagttgaacaagctgctctccggcgtcaccattgcccagggtggagtgttgcccaacatacaggctgttctgttgcccaaaaagaccgagaagaaggcttaaacgtttgagATGCGGAGCCAATTGCATACTTAtacttaaaaaacaaacccaaccgtccttttcaggacgaccaaggtgttaccaaagaattgaagaattttcaacactaataccatattattaaaacaataagtataaggacgtgtgggaaacagatgtatattttgtataagcgttggtcctatagaACGGCCAGAAATAAGATCTGAAGTATtctaagaggttcatcgcaaaatggcgaatttccgtcaatgctgtatctgcggcacagcctgtacaaaatagatgtgtatctacctgaactactttcatttcaaatttcattttggttcaataaacatatattatttatgaagcatcaactttcgaatcaaagcatttttggaaaatgtgtctcctttggaaatttaaatggtggtcctgaaaaggaccgattgctgaaaaagtacaagctgtactagttttttaaccgccgaagccgtacagggtgcggccttgcctcttcagtgcgtacacaacgtccatggcggtgacggtcttcctcttggcgtgttcggtgtaggtgacggcatcacggataacgttctccaagaacaccttcagaacgcctcgtgtttcctcgtatataagtccggagatgcgttttacaccgccacgacgagccaaacggcggatagctggcttcgtgataccctggatgttgtcacgcagcactttgcgatgacgcttggcgcctccttttcccaagcctttgcctcctttaccacgaccagtcatatttcacttctcttctctactgttaacacactgcacggtacgaaagtcactgaagaactatttccaaattttcgacgagctcatatttatacctaaacccccagaaacacgagcgagtccgaaagatatgttcgtctcgctctccgctcgacaactgagatggactctgcttccctctcttttcaaccctccccgttttgctatataaggaggtagcaaatgcggctatcgtttattgtgttttgaaacgtgaagtgaacgtgaacagcagtgaattcgaaaatggcccgtaccaagcaaaccgctcgcaaatcgactggtggcaaggcgccacgcaagcaactggctacaaaggccgctcgcaagagcgcccccgccaccggaggcgtgaagaagcctcatcggtaccgccctggaactgttgccctgcgtgagatccgtcgataccagaagagtaccgagctgctgatccgcaagctgcctttccagcgtctggtgcgtgaaatcgctcaggacttcaagactgacctgcgattccagagctcggcggtgatggctctgcaggaagctagcgaggcctatctagtaggcctctttgaagataccaacttgtgtgccattcatgccaagcgtgtcaccatcatgcccaaggacatccagttggcccgtcgcattcgcggcgagcgtgcttaagtcgagacggcttcaactggctgccagtgcgcttacataatttgtacaaatcggtccttttcaggaccacaaattacattcaatgggatactaattttatctggaggctttaacataaaattaaagaaaattattttccgtcccgtttttttaagcgaattgaataattgttaattcatttttccaatttgtactgccttgataaaatttaatagtagtcggaaattgtcttttgatttgagttcccggggttttttatgtgacagctgctgtgcggtaccgatggtcaagactttcaaacagaaaaaataaaaaaaaatactaaatgcagcataaaaaaatattaactgggctaatgaatctgttggttgtttaataaacaaaatttcatatattttctttataattttaactgcagtgcaacctccaagatattttttaatagggacgcaaaataaacagtttgtagctatatgtatatatttctgaaaattgtttagagtattttgaaatattagataaagctaatatataatattagttttttacaatatattttattttttttttatcaaatgttttttaacaaatttcgttttgaatgtcggcatgtattgagaaagggtagcgttatatggaacaaccacgatcaacataagacattcaaacatcaacaaaaaatataaaaacttttaaacgctatttataaattagacatagctgctaaggaatgcataacgtcttataaaaaacaagaaaaatattaaaacatgtactttttatattttttctttaatattaacttaagtgtggtctcaggcctcaatggaatttatatatgggacggatatgagcaaaatgtagtgaaaactattaataacaatgccccaaaagctggactgcgctaagcaaagacataataaatataagaaaacatccaacaaataccacatgttaagttaattatatttttaacaatcagaaaactattgccgagtgtgttctcacagccaattttgcatgtagccaagggataacttgaaacaaataaaaaaatacctaaagtaataataagtataaagacttgtagtattacttaaagtaaaatgttcaaacttcatttttccttagcaagttacaaaatatttctagaaatcttattttaaaatgtttttttaaaataattattcatgttacgaatgtcaatcttgaagttgatacggctataaaaggttacaaaaacaagaacataacatttctagcacattaccttcttaatttatcgtttttgaatgtaaaacgataaaaaaattatttagttttagtatcttaagccctgaaaataagaaaaaaagtttgcacttcaagcaaaaattagcagagcaaatgactgatgccagactcacaattgaagtgctctcctcctcgattctcattcgaacgaaggaggttggtcacaagcgcgcgctccgttttctatacaaaaaagtgtagtttagtgaaaaaaaatgtctgattctgcagttgcaacgtccgcttccccagtggctgctcccccagcgccagttgccccgccatcgcatccgccaactcaacaaatggtggacgcttctatcaagaatttgaaggaacgaggtggctcatctcttctggcaatcaagaaatacatcaccgccacctacaaatgcgatgcccagaagctggctccattcataaagaaatacttgaaatctgccgtggtcaatggaaagttgatccaaacaaagggaaaaggcgcgtctggttcattcaaactgtcggcctccgccaagaaggatccgaagccgaagcctgcgtctgctgagaagaaggtgaaaagcaagaaggtagccgttaaaaagaccggagccaccgccaaaaaagttgccgccgcagctgccgacaagaagcacaaggctaagaaggctgtggccaccaaaaagaccgcagagaagaagaaaacagagaaggcgaaggccaaagatgcaaagaaaactggaaccgtgaaggcgaagccagcagtagcgaaggccaagtcgaccgcagtgaagccgaaggcagcaaaagcagcaaaggccaagctagcggcctctgctaagcccaaaaaggcggtgaagaaagcagcggcgcctgctaccgctaagaaaccgaaagccaagactacggctgccaagaagtaaattgtgaaaaagtacagtacctggtacatgctcgcaatcgtaattttagatttttaaatctgaaatttaaacaagcccttttcagggctacaacgttcgtttacaggagaaagaaactttcaattcacttatccgattattttatggccattcgcatttttccacatttgattggactcgattagtttatgattaaaaaagaaatatataataagaatatgtcataaattgtgtcttaatacaaataattataagtgtacccttgtagccgcattaattttagctgctttaccagagtatctaaatggaaagtatatatggctccaaagttcttcagaaaaaaacacaaattgaacttttatcacgcattttattggcaaacggcaagctgaaaatttagtttctttggttaaatatgttgtggccctgaaaaaggcctttttggatcttcctccccatacgcagcaggagaaaattacttggagctagtgtacttggtgacagccttggttccctcactgacggcgtgcttcgccaactctccgggcagaagtaggcgaacagccgtttggatctcccgactggtgatagtcgagcgcttgttgtagtgagccagacgagaagcctcggcagcaatgcgttcgaagatatcattcacaaagctgttcatgatgctcatcgccttcgacgaaatgcccgtgtcggggtggacctgcttcaggaccttgtaaatgtagatggcgtagctctccttcctcttgcgcttcttcttcttgtcgctcttggtgatgttcttctgggctttgccagccttctctggaaaggcagccttccactagttttcggcggcattattcacttcacttatgatttcacaaacacaactcactgatcataatggtgcccaagcgcgtttaactttatactttttctcgagccatgttttcaggtctggggcacccacccctaactgaacgcgcaggcagacggaaaagtataaatatgtggctacccggggctcgtcgagcattcgtttttagtgtgtaaagtgaactaagtgaaatactcgtaaagcaaaatgtctggtcgtggaaaaggtggcaaagtgaagggaaaggcgaagtcccgctccaaccgtgccggtcttcagttcccagtaggccgtattcaccgtctgctccgcaagggcaactatgccgagcgagttggtgccggcgctccagtttacctggctgctgtgatggaatatctggccgctgaggttctcgagttggctggaaatgctgctcgtgacaacaagaagactaggattatcccgcgtcatctgcagctggccatccgcaacgacgaggagttgaacaagctgctctccggcgtcaccattgcccagggtggagtgttgcccaacatacaggctgttctgttgcccaaaaagaccgagaagaaggcttaaacgtttgatacatacttgtacataaacaaacataaacaaacccaaccgtccttttcaggacgaccaaggtgttaccaaagaattgaagaattttcaatactaataccatattattaaaacaataagtataaggacgtgtgggaaacagatgtcgattttgtataagcgttggtcctatagcagtcggccagaaataagacctaagaggttcatcgcaaaatggcgaatttccgtcaatgctgtatctgcggcacagcctgtacaaaatagatgtgtatctacctgaactactttcataaatttcattttggttcaataaacatatattttttatgaagcatcatctttcgaatcaaagcattattggaaaatgtgtctcctttggaaatttaaatggtggtcctgaaaaggaccgattgctgaaaaagtacaagctgtactagttttttaaccgccgaagccgtacagggtgcggccttgccttttcagtgcgtacacaacgtccatggcggtcttcctcttggcgtgttcggtgtaggtgacggcatcacggataacgttctccaagaacaccttcagaacgcctcgtgtttcctcgtatataagtccggagatgcgttttacaccgccacgacgagccaaacggcggatagtGATACagcttcgtgataccctggatgttgtcacgcagcactttgcggtgacgcttggcgcctccttttcccaagcctttgcctcctttaccacgaccagtcatatttcacttctcttctctactgttaacacactgcacggtacgaaagtcactgaagaactatttccaaattttcgacgagctcatatttatacctaaacccccagaaacacgagcgagtccgaacgatatgttcgtctcgctctccgctcgacaactgagatggactctgcttccctctcttttcaaccctccccgttttgctatataaggaggtagcaaatgcggctatcgtttattgtgttttgaaacgtgaagtgaacgtgaacagcagtgaattcgaaaatggcccgtaccaagcaaaccgctcgcaaatcgactggtggcaaggcgccacgtaagcaactggctactaaggccgctcgcaagagcgctcccgccaccggaggcgtgaagaagcctcatcggtaccgccctggaactgttgccctgcgtgagatccgtcgataccagaagagtaccgagctgctgatccgcaagctgcctttccagcgcctggtgcgtgaaatcgctcaggacttcaagactgacctgcgattccagagctcggcggtgatggctctgcaggaagctagcgaggcctatctatcaggaccacaaattacattcaatgggatactaattttatctggaggctttaacataaaattaaagaaaattattttccgtcccgtttttttaagcgaattgaataattgttaattcatttttccaatttgtactgccttgataaaatttaatagtagtcggaaattgtcttttgatttgagttcccggggttttttatgtgacagctgctgtgcggtaccgatggtcaagactttcaaacagaaaaaataaaaaaaaatactaaatgcagcataaaaaaatattaactgggctaatgaatcagttggttgcttaataaacaaaatttcatatattttctttataattttaactgcagtgcaacctccaagatattttttaatagggacgcaaaataaacagtttgtagctatatgtaaatatttctgaaaattgtttatagtatattgaaatattagataaagctaatatataatattagttttttacaatatattttattttttttttttatcaaatgttttttaacaaatttcgttttgaatgtcggcatgtattgagaaagggtagcgttatatggaacaaccacgatcaacataagacattcaaacatcaacaaaaaatataaaaacttttaagcgctatttataaattagacatagctgctaaggaatgcataacgtcttataaaaaacaagaaaaatattaaaacatgtactttttatattttttctttaatattaacttaagtgtggtctcaggcctcaatggaatttatatatgggacggatattagcaaaatgtagtgaaaactattaataacaatgccccaaaagctggactgcgctaagcaaagacataataaatataagaaaacatccaacaaataccacatgttaagttaattatatttttaacaatcagaaaactattgccgagtgtgttctcacagccaattttgcatgtagccaagggataacttgaaacaaataaaaaaatacctaaagtaataataagtataaagacttgtagtattacttaaagtaaaatgttcaaacttcatttttccttagcaagttacaaaatatttctagaaatcttattttaaaatgtttttttaaaataattattcatgttacgaatgtcaatcttgaagttgatacggctataaaaggttacaaaaacaagaacataacatttctagcacattaccttcttaatttatcgtttttgaatgtaaaacgataaaaaaattatttagttttagtatcttaagccctgaaaataagaaaataagtttgcacttcaagcaaaaattagcagagcaaatgactgatgccagactcacagttgaagtgctctcctcctcgattctcattcgaacgaaggaggttggtcacaagcgcgcgctccgttttctatacaaaaaagtgtagtttagtgaaaaaaaatgtctgattctgcagttgcaacgtccgcttccccagtggctgctcccccagcgccagttgccccgccatcgcatccgccaactcaacaaatggtggacgcttctatcaagaatttgaaggaacgaggtggctcatctcttctggcaatcaagaaatacaattttatggccattcgcatttttccacatttaattggactcgattagtttatgattaaaaaagaaatatgtaataagaatatgtcataacttgtgtcttaatacaaataattataagtgtacccttgtagccgcattaattttagctgcttcaccagagtatctaaatggaaagtatatatggctccaaagttcttcagaaaaaaacacaaattgaacttttatcacgcattttattggcaaacggcaagctgaaaatttagtttctttggttaaatatgttgtggccctgaaaaaggcctttttggatcttcctccccatacgcagcaggagaaaattacttggagctagtgtacttggtgacagccttggttccctcactgacggcgtgcttcgccaactctccgggcagaagtaggcgaacagccgtttggatctcccgactggtgatagtcgagcgcttgttgtagtgagccagacgagaagcctcggcagcaatgcgttcgaagatatcattcacaaagctgttcatgatgctcatcgccttcgacgaaatgcccgtgtcggggtggacctgcttcaggaccttgtaaatgtagatggcgtagctctccttcctcttcttgtcgctcttggtgatgttcttctgggctttgccagccttctctGGAAAGGCAGCCTTCCACTAGTTTTCGCCGGCATttttcacttcacttatgatttcacaaacacaactcactgatcataatggtgcccaagcgcgttcaagtttatactttttctcgagccatgttttcaggtctggggcacccacccctaactgaacgcgcaggcagacggaaaagtataaatagtggctacccggggctcgtcgagcattcgttttcagtgtgtaaagtgaactaagtgaaatactcgtaaagcaaaatgtctggtcgtggaaaaggtggcaaagtgaagggaaaggcgaagtcccgctccaaccgtgccggtcttcagttcccagtgggccgtattcaccgtctgctccgcaagggcaactatgccgacgagttggtgccggcgctccagtttacctggctgctgtgatggaatatctggccgctgaggttcttGAGTTGGCTGgcaatgctgctcgtgacaacaagaagactaggattatcccgcgtcatctgcagctggccatccgcaacgacgaggagttgaacaagctgctctccggcgtcaccattgcccagggtgaagtgttgcccaacatacaggctgttctgttgcccaaaaagaccgagaagaaggcttaaacgtttgagATGCGGAGCTAATTGCgtacttgtacataaaaaacaaacccaaccgtccttttcaggacgaccaaggtgttaccaaagaattgaagaattttcaatactaataccatattattaaaaaaataagtataaggacgtgtgggaaacagatgtcgattttgtataagcgttggtcctaaGCAGTCGGCCAGAAATAAAATCTGAAGTATtctaagaggttcatcgcaaaatggcgaatttccgtcaatgctgtatctgcggcacagcctgtacaaaatagatgtgtatctacctgaactactttcataaatttcattttggttcaataaacatatattatttatgaagcatcatctttcgaatcaaagcattattggaaaatgtgtctcctttggaaatttaaatggtggtcctgaaaaggaccgattgctgaaaaagtacaagctgtactagttttttaaccgccgaagccgtacagggtgcggccttgcctcttcagtgcgtacacaacgtccatggcggtcttcctcttggcgtgttcggtgtaggtgacggcatcacggataacgttctccaagaacaccttcagaacgcctcgtgtttcctcgtatataagtccggagatgcgttttacaccgcc
This window contains:
- the LOC122817892 gene encoding histone H1-like, producing MSDSAVATSASPVAAPPAPVAPPSHPPTQQMVDASIKNLKERGGSSLLAIKKYITATYKCDAQKLAPFIKKYLKSAVVNGKLIQTKGKGASGSFKLSASAKKDPKPKPASAEKKVKSKKVAVKKTGATAKKVAAAAADKKHKAKKAVATKKTAEKKKTEKAKAKDAKKTGTVKAKPAVAKAKSTAVKPKAAKAAKAKLAASAKPKKAVKKAAAPATAKKPKAKTTAAKK